In Pedobacter sp. W3I1, one DNA window encodes the following:
- a CDS encoding SDR family oxidoreductase, which produces MDLQLKEKVIIITGAAKGIGRSIAEVFAKENAIAVIVGRKAEDNQKVVDAITANGGKAAQFVAELSNPDDCETVVKNIVGQFGRIDGLVNNAGVNDGVGLESGNYKDFMASLHKNVVHYYLMAHHALPELIKSKGAIVNITSKTAETGQGNTSAYAAANGGRNALTREWAVELLKYGIRVNAVVVAECWTPAYETWIETLDNAEEKLKEITTKIPLENRMTTAEEIANMTAFLMSNKSSHTTGQIIHVDGGYVHLDRALANA; this is translated from the coding sequence ATGGATTTACAATTAAAAGAAAAAGTTATTATCATCACTGGTGCTGCAAAGGGTATTGGTCGTAGTATTGCAGAAGTATTTGCCAAAGAAAATGCAATTGCAGTAATCGTAGGTAGAAAAGCAGAAGACAATCAGAAAGTTGTTGATGCTATAACTGCAAATGGCGGAAAAGCCGCTCAGTTTGTGGCCGAACTATCCAACCCCGACGATTGCGAAACCGTTGTGAAAAACATTGTAGGTCAATTCGGCAGAATTGATGGTTTAGTGAATAACGCAGGCGTTAATGATGGTGTAGGTTTAGAAAGTGGAAATTATAAAGACTTTATGGCTTCATTACATAAAAATGTGGTGCATTATTATTTGATGGCGCACCATGCTTTGCCAGAATTAATTAAAAGTAAAGGTGCAATTGTAAACATTACCTCTAAAACTGCAGAAACCGGACAAGGAAATACTTCAGCTTATGCGGCTGCAAATGGAGGAAGAAATGCCTTAACACGAGAATGGGCCGTAGAGTTACTGAAATATGGAATCCGTGTGAATGCAGTTGTTGTTGCCGAATGTTGGACACCCGCTTACGAAACCTGGATTGAAACTTTAGATAATGCCGAAGAAAAATTAAAAGAGATTACGACCAAAATTCCATTGGAAAACAGAATGACAACAGCTGAAGAAATTGCAAATATGACGGCTTTTTTAATGTCTAACAAATCAAGTCATACCACTGGGCAGATTATCCATGTTGATGGCGGTTATGTTCATTTAGACAGGGCTTTGGCAAACGCGTAA
- a CDS encoding glycoside hydrolase family 127 protein: MSMLKITFFVVLSTVSLCIKAQDKALVNTSNSPYAKLHSINMTDVTWTKGFWADRFKVATETMVPNMWAIYNDPKISHAFENFKIAAGLDTGSHSGPSFHDGDYYKTLEAVAVLYASTKNPKLNAMMDQAIAVIGKSQREDGYIYTKAMIEQRKTGSKNQFQDRLSFESYNIGHLMTAGCIHYRATGKTTLLNIAKKATNYLYNFYKSASPTLARNAICPSHYMGVIEMYRTTKDPRYLELAKHLIAIKGKIDDGTDDNQDRIPFLQQTKAMGHAVRANYLYAGVADLYAETGKDSLLNTLNLMWDDVNQHKMYITGGCGSLYDGTSPDGTSYNPADVQKIHQAFGRDYQLPNFTAHNETCANIGNVLWNWRMLQITGDAKYADVMELALHNSVLSGISLDGKNFLYTNPLAQSNDLPFKQRWSKDRVPYIALSNCCPPNVVRTIAEVSDYAYSVSDKGLWFNLYGGNNLSTKLTDGTRISLSEETNYPWNGNIKITMKETGNKAYSVFLRIPSWTKDANITINGKRENIKYTSGTYAEINRVWKKGDVIELNLPMDATLIEANPLVEENRNQIAVKRGPIVYCLESTDLPGKSIFNAFVPTSTKFEAKSINIDGAEMMSLVGSAKIVEQNNWKNVLYRPIDHKNEDIEIKLVPYFAWGNRGHSEMSVWLPVSR; encoded by the coding sequence ATGAGTATGTTAAAAATTACCTTTTTTGTTGTTTTGTCTACAGTTTCGTTGTGTATAAAAGCGCAGGATAAAGCTTTGGTTAACACTTCAAATTCGCCTTATGCTAAATTGCACAGCATTAACATGACAGATGTAACCTGGACAAAGGGCTTTTGGGCAGATCGCTTTAAAGTGGCTACAGAAACCATGGTACCAAATATGTGGGCCATTTACAACGATCCCAAAATCAGTCACGCTTTTGAAAATTTCAAAATTGCAGCAGGATTGGATACCGGATCTCATTCGGGGCCATCTTTCCATGATGGCGATTATTACAAAACTTTAGAAGCCGTTGCAGTATTGTATGCCTCAACTAAAAATCCAAAATTGAACGCTATGATGGATCAAGCTATTGCAGTGATTGGTAAATCGCAGCGTGAAGACGGATATATTTATACCAAAGCCATGATTGAGCAACGGAAAACCGGTTCTAAAAACCAATTTCAAGATCGGTTAAGCTTCGAATCGTACAATATTGGTCATTTAATGACAGCAGGATGCATCCATTATAGAGCTACAGGTAAAACGACTTTACTTAATATTGCTAAAAAAGCAACCAATTATTTATATAATTTCTATAAATCGGCCTCTCCAACACTAGCGCGAAACGCCATTTGTCCATCGCATTATATGGGTGTGATAGAAATGTACCGCACGACAAAAGATCCGCGCTATTTGGAACTGGCCAAACATTTAATTGCAATTAAAGGTAAAATTGATGATGGAACAGATGACAATCAGGATCGGATTCCATTTTTACAGCAAACAAAGGCCATGGGGCATGCGGTAAGGGCAAATTATCTTTATGCCGGAGTGGCCGATCTTTATGCCGAAACGGGAAAAGACTCTCTATTAAATACCTTAAACTTAATGTGGGATGATGTAAATCAACACAAAATGTATATTACAGGTGGCTGTGGCTCACTTTATGATGGTACTTCTCCTGACGGGACTTCTTATAATCCCGCTGATGTTCAGAAAATTCATCAGGCATTTGGTCGTGATTACCAGTTGCCCAATTTCACTGCTCATAACGAAACCTGTGCGAATATTGGCAACGTACTTTGGAACTGGCGCATGCTGCAAATTACCGGTGATGCCAAATACGCCGATGTGATGGAACTGGCTTTACATAACAGTGTTTTATCAGGAATCAGCCTGGATGGTAAGAATTTTTTATACACCAATCCACTGGCACAATCGAATGATTTGCCTTTCAAACAGCGCTGGTCGAAAGATAGAGTACCCTATATCGCACTATCAAACTGTTGCCCGCCAAATGTGGTACGCACTATTGCTGAAGTAAGCGATTATGCTTATAGTGTTTCTGACAAAGGTTTATGGTTTAACTTATACGGTGGAAATAACTTAAGTACTAAATTAACTGATGGAACCAGGATTTCTTTATCAGAAGAAACGAATTACCCCTGGAACGGCAACATAAAAATCACCATGAAAGAAACAGGAAACAAGGCCTATTCGGTGTTTTTAAGAATTCCTTCCTGGACAAAGGATGCTAATATTACAATTAATGGAAAACGCGAAAATATTAAGTATACTTCGGGAACTTACGCCGAAATAAACCGTGTTTGGAAAAAAGGAGATGTGATCGAATTGAACCTTCCAATGGATGCCACACTGATCGAGGCCAATCCCCTGGTAGAAGAAAATAGAAACCAGATCGCTGTAAAACGCGGACCAATTGTTTATTGTTTAGAATCGACAGATTTGCCTGGAAAAAGTATTTTCAACGCTTTTGTGCCTACCTCAACTAAGTTCGAGGCAAAGTCCATCAATATCGATGGTGCTGAAATGATGAGTTTGGTAGGTAGTGCAAAAATAGTCGAACAGAACAATTGGAAAAATGTGTTGTACCGACCGATAGACCATAAAAACGAAGACATAGAAATAAAACTGGTACCGTATTTTGCCTGGGGAAACAGAGGACATTCAGAAATGTCGGTATGGTTGCCGGTGAGTAGATGA
- a CDS encoding sialate O-acetylesterase has product MKLKLFIFLNLAYCLVASATVKPASIFTDHMVLQQQSSVAIWGWAKPSTKVKINTSWNKQNYSVISDQTGKWKVKVATPSAGGPYEIELNDGEKLVLTDILIGEVWFCGGQSNMEMPMKGFKSQPIIGSNEVILKSSNQNIRLYTVPRSSIMERQENSKPSLWKLAAPETVSNFSATAYYFGSLLSEILNVPIGIINDSYSGSTIEAWMSPEDLKPYPEIKIPLKGDSIKEVSRTPTTLYNGMLYPVIGYGIKGAIWYQGESNYERPDRYEDLFPAMVSSWRKNWDNGDFPFYYAQIAPYNYAQLPPNHVGAKYNSAYLRDAQRKSLTKIPNSGMAVLLDIGEEKSIHPANKKQGGQRLAYLALAQTYGIKGFGAASPNYESLTVEKNTAVIRFQNVPNGLTSFGKELSLFEIAGADQKFYPAKAVIKGSSITVSASEVKEPVAVRYAFKDFVIGDLFGNDGLPVSSFRTDNWDN; this is encoded by the coding sequence ATGAAACTAAAACTCTTCATATTCCTAAACCTCGCATATTGCCTCGTTGCATCGGCCACAGTTAAACCTGCATCCATCTTTACCGATCACATGGTGCTGCAGCAACAAAGTAGTGTGGCTATCTGGGGCTGGGCTAAACCCTCAACCAAAGTAAAAATCAATACTTCCTGGAACAAGCAAAACTATTCGGTTATTTCTGATCAGACTGGTAAATGGAAAGTTAAAGTTGCAACACCATCAGCTGGCGGACCTTATGAAATTGAACTTAACGATGGCGAAAAACTCGTTTTAACAGATATTTTAATTGGTGAAGTTTGGTTTTGTGGCGGACAATCGAACATGGAGATGCCAATGAAAGGTTTTAAAAGCCAACCCATAATTGGCTCAAATGAGGTGATTTTAAAATCATCAAACCAAAACATCAGATTGTATACCGTTCCGCGATCATCCATAATGGAGAGACAAGAAAACAGTAAACCTTCTCTGTGGAAATTAGCCGCACCAGAAACGGTTTCGAACTTTAGTGCTACAGCTTATTATTTTGGTTCACTGTTAAGCGAAATATTAAATGTGCCTATCGGGATCATCAACGATAGTTATAGTGGTTCAACTATTGAGGCATGGATGTCGCCCGAAGATTTAAAACCTTATCCCGAAATCAAGATTCCTTTAAAAGGTGACAGTATAAAAGAAGTTAGCCGCACTCCAACTACGCTATACAATGGTATGCTTTATCCGGTAATCGGTTATGGCATTAAAGGCGCAATCTGGTACCAGGGAGAATCTAATTACGAGCGTCCCGACCGTTACGAAGATCTGTTTCCTGCAATGGTTTCTTCCTGGAGAAAAAACTGGGATAATGGTGATTTCCCATTTTATTATGCCCAAATTGCACCGTACAATTATGCTCAGCTCCCACCAAATCATGTTGGTGCAAAATATAATTCAGCCTATTTAAGAGATGCACAGCGTAAATCTTTAACTAAAATACCAAATTCCGGAATGGCTGTTTTATTGGATATTGGCGAAGAAAAATCAATCCATCCGGCAAATAAGAAACAAGGCGGACAGAGACTGGCTTACCTGGCTTTGGCTCAAACCTATGGTATTAAAGGCTTTGGTGCAGCCAGTCCGAATTACGAATCATTAACCGTAGAAAAGAATACTGCTGTGATCAGGTTTCAAAACGTACCTAACGGATTAACTTCTTTTGGTAAAGAACTATCTTTATTCGAAATTGCAGGTGCCGATCAGAAATTTTATCCTGCTAAAGCTGTCATAAAAGGAAGCAGCATAACGGTTTCGGCCTCCGAAGTTAAAGAACCTGTTGCCGTTCGTTACGCATTTAAAGATTTTGTAATCGGCGATTTATTTGGAAACGATGGTTTGCCTGTTTCCTCTTTCCGTACCGATAACTGGGATAATTAA
- a CDS encoding DUF5703 domain-containing protein, translating into MPVGGGDIGLNLWVEKGDVYLYLSRSGTFDENNTLLKLGRVKLSLSPNPFEGKTFKQELLLKDGYARISGKNANLSAQIKVWVDVFHPVIHLDVKSNRKIIAQASYESWRFEYRVTKGKENNQNSYKWAPQGIVKTFKDEIAFKNNALQFYHQNKAETVFDVTVKQQGLEDRKADLFNPLKNLIFGGSMQGHNMVPAGNYAGIYLNTPFRAWTLKSKTPSISNHITITLNTLKTTSVSEWQKDLNAIKNKNDQRASIKWWNTYWKKSFIYISAKDETANQSAKNYQLFRYMLGCNAFGKYPTKFNGGLFTFDPQLTDSTLKYTPDFRNWGGGTHTAQNQRLVYWPMLKSGDFDLMKPQFDFYLNLLKNAEIRTEEAWGHTGASFTEQLENFGLPNPAEYGWKRPLDFNKGMEYNAWLEYEWDTVLEFCMMILETERYEGKNIEEYLPLIESSLTFFKEHYTYLAKQRGAKALDAEGHLVLYPGSGAETYKMTYNSTSTIAALKTVLERLIALPSLSETKKAEWAAMLKTIPAISFRQFDNHTTISPAKVWERINNQESSQLYPVYPWGIYGIGEPGLDTAINTFKYDTDVLKFRSHIGWKQDNIFAARLGLTNEAAELTTAKLKDSGRRFPAFWGPGFDWTPDHNWGGSGMIGLQEMLMQVDEKKIYLFPAWPKDWDVHFKLYAPYQTTVERDFKEWKINRFESIAGIKKGRY; encoded by the coding sequence ATGCCCGTAGGCGGTGGCGATATCGGCTTAAACCTCTGGGTAGAAAAAGGTGATGTTTATCTTTACTTATCACGTAGTGGAACATTCGACGAAAATAATACCTTACTCAAGCTTGGGCGTGTAAAACTGAGTTTAAGTCCGAATCCATTTGAAGGGAAAACCTTTAAACAGGAACTGCTTTTGAAAGATGGTTATGCCCGGATTTCAGGCAAAAATGCGAACCTAAGTGCTCAAATTAAGGTCTGGGTAGATGTATTTCATCCAGTCATCCACCTTGATGTAAAATCAAACCGAAAGATCATTGCCCAGGCCAGTTACGAAAGCTGGCGCTTTGAATACCGGGTAACCAAAGGCAAAGAAAATAACCAGAATTCGTACAAATGGGCACCTCAGGGCATTGTTAAAACATTTAAAGATGAAATAGCCTTTAAAAATAATGCGCTTCAATTCTACCATCAAAACAAAGCTGAAACCGTATTCGATGTTACCGTAAAACAGCAAGGATTGGAAGACAGAAAAGCTGATTTATTTAATCCTTTAAAAAATCTCATTTTCGGAGGCTCCATGCAAGGCCATAATATGGTGCCAGCTGGAAACTATGCCGGGATATACCTCAATACACCATTTAGAGCCTGGACTTTGAAGAGTAAAACGCCTTCCATTTCAAATCATATCACTATTACCTTAAACACTTTAAAAACAACATCAGTTAGCGAGTGGCAGAAGGATTTAAATGCTATAAAGAACAAAAACGACCAAAGAGCAAGTATAAAATGGTGGAATACATACTGGAAAAAGAGTTTCATTTACATCAGTGCTAAAGACGAAACGGCAAACCAATCTGCCAAAAACTATCAATTGTTCAGGTATATGTTGGGCTGTAATGCTTTTGGCAAATACCCAACTAAGTTTAATGGTGGCCTTTTCACCTTCGATCCTCAACTAACGGATAGCACGCTAAAATATACACCAGATTTTAGAAACTGGGGAGGAGGAACGCATACAGCCCAAAATCAACGCCTGGTATATTGGCCAATGTTAAAAAGCGGAGATTTCGACCTGATGAAACCTCAGTTCGATTTCTATCTGAACTTATTGAAGAATGCCGAAATTAGAACGGAAGAGGCGTGGGGACATACAGGCGCGAGTTTTACTGAGCAATTAGAGAACTTCGGACTGCCAAATCCTGCTGAGTATGGATGGAAACGTCCGTTAGATTTTAACAAAGGCATGGAATATAATGCATGGCTGGAATACGAGTGGGATACGGTACTGGAGTTCTGTATGATGATTTTAGAAACTGAAAGATATGAGGGCAAAAACATTGAAGAGTATCTTCCTTTGATTGAAAGCTCGCTTACTTTTTTTAAAGAACATTATACTTATTTAGCCAAACAACGAGGCGCAAAAGCTTTGGATGCCGAAGGACATTTGGTTTTATATCCAGGTTCTGGAGCAGAAACCTATAAAATGACTTACAATTCAACCTCTACAATTGCGGCTTTAAAAACAGTTCTGGAAAGATTGATTGCGCTGCCTTCTTTGTCAGAAACGAAGAAAGCCGAATGGGCAGCGATGCTAAAAACCATTCCTGCAATAAGTTTTAGGCAATTTGATAACCATACGACCATTTCACCCGCAAAGGTTTGGGAACGGATTAACAATCAAGAGAGTTCGCAGTTGTATCCTGTATATCCGTGGGGAATTTATGGCATAGGTGAACCTGGTTTAGATACGGCAATTAATACTTTTAAATATGATACCGACGTGTTGAAATTCAGAAGCCATATCGGATGGAAACAGGACAATATTTTCGCTGCAAGGCTCGGTTTAACCAATGAGGCTGCAGAGCTTACCACGGCGAAGTTAAAAGATTCAGGCAGGAGGTTTCCTGCATTTTGGGGGCCAGGTTTCGATTGGACACCAGACCACAACTGGGGTGGATCGGGTATGATTGGCTTACAAGAAATGCTGATGCAGGTTGATGAAAAGAAAATATATTTGTTTCCAGCATGGCCAAAAGATTGGGATGTTCATTTCAAGCTTTATGCACCATACCAAACCACTGTTGAAAGGGACTTTAAAGAATGGAAAATTAATAGATTTGAAAGTATTGCCGGAATCAAGAAAGGCAGATATTAA